The nucleotide window GGACCGGGTGAGGCGTTCCCGCAGGGGGTGCTCGGCGAACACCGCGTCCACGTCCGGCGTGAGGGCCGCGGCGAGACGGGAGGCCGGCGGACGGGTGTCGTCACGCAGGGCCTCCGCGGCGGTCAGCACCGCCGCCCGGCCCGCCTCGTGCGGCACCGCGGCGGCAGCACGCTCGTACAGGTCGGCGCCCTCCTCCAGGACCAGGCCCACGTCGATGCCGGCCGGGATCTTGATGCGCGCGGACCGGCGCCAGGCGGACACGGGGTCCGACCACGCCTCCACCCAGTAGCTCCAGTCGCCCACCGCCGTCGGGGTGACGTCGCCGCCCCAGCGGGTCGCTGCCGGGGGTGAGCTCCCGCATGGGGGTCCACGGTCCGGTACGCCCCTCGGGGTCGCACAGGACGACGTTCGCGGCGACCGCGTCGTGACCCTCTCCGAAGAGGGTGGCGGTGACCTGGAACGTCTCGCCCGGAACCGCCTTCGCCGGCCGGTTTCCGTGCTCGACGGCCGGACGGACGTCGACGACGGGGACTCGGCCGGTCGGAACGACGGGCTTGCGGCCGACAGGGCGGACGCGGCCGTCGGCCAGGTTCTCGGTCATGGGATTCACCTCCGTCTTCGTTCTCGTTGTGGCTGTCCTGGTGCGTCGTCGACGCGGTACGTCACTGTCCTGCTGTGTCGTTCACCGTCATGCCGTCATGCCGTCATGCCGTCATGCCGTCATGCCGTCATGCCGTCATGCCGTCATGTCGGCAGGCCTTCGGCCCGCGGGGTTCGCCGCGAGCCCTCCGGCGTGTTCCGGGAATCCGCCCATCGGTGAGCCCCTGTTGGCCCGTTCGTGGCGGAGGGCGGCCGAACCGGCCGCCAGATAGCGCTCCGCGGCGTACACGGCCTCCCTGGCACAGCGCTTGCCCATCAGGACGCAGAGCGTGTAGCCCGTGTCCTCGAAGTTGCCCCGGGCGGCGCGGTCGGACGGAGCCGCGAGCATCATGCGTTCCCAGGCCCGGTACAGCTCCAGGTGCCTGGCGATTTCGTCCTTGGCAGGCAGCAGCATCTCACTGGTCACCTTCCACTCCCTCGGATGCGCACGGTTCGCCTTCGGATGTGCGTGATGGCCGTGCACGAAGAGGCATCGGCCCACTGCGACGGCTGACACCTTCACTCATGGTGCACGGGACACCACGCGTCGTCCTGTTGTCATTTCAACCACATTGGGTCGGTTCTCGGGTTGCACGAATGGAGTACCGCTCCCACTCTGAGAGTTACTCAGACGCAACGACTGTTCACGCTCTGCGTTCGGAGCAAGGCCCACAGGGGCGAGGAAGCGCGGGAGTTTCGCCGGTGAGGAGCCAACGACGATGAAGACCGTAGTGCCCTGCTACTACCACCTCGACGTGGAGGTCAGTCCGGAGCGGGTCGACCAGGTCAGGCGCATTCTGGCCGCCCACCTCCGGTACTGGAACCTGGAGAACCTCGTCGAGCCCGTCTGC belongs to Streptomyces sp. V3I8 and includes:
- a CDS encoding DUF5133 domain-containing protein, translating into MLLPAKDEIARHLELYRAWERMMLAAPSDRAARGNFEDTGYTLCVLMGKRCAREAVYAAERYLAAGSAALRHERANRGSPMGGFPEHAGGLAANPAGRRPADMTA